The Pukyongia salina genome segment CAGGTTACTGTAGAAGACAACATTGCACCGCAGATGATGTGCCAGGACATTACTGTACAACTGGATGTAAACGGAAATGCAACCATCAGCGTAGACGACATAGATAACGGAAGTTCGGATGCCTGCGGAATCGCCAGCCGATCCCTGGACATTAGTTCGTTTAGCTGTGCCGACATTGGTCCTAATACTGTTACTCTTACTGTAACCGATAATAACGGAAATTCCAATACATGCACGGCCACCGTAACCGTAGAGGATACGATCCCACCAGATGCCTTATGCCAGAACATTACGGTACAACTTGATGCTTCCGGAATGGTTACCATAGCAGCATCTGATATCGACGGCGGAAGTAATGCCGCCTGCGGAATTTCTTCCCTAACTGCAGATATCACCAATTTCGATTGCAGCAACCTGGGCGATAATCCGGTAGTACTTACAGTTACCGATAATAACGGAAATTCTAATACGTGTACGGCCATAGTGACCGTCCAGGATAATGTTGCCCCAACGGCGATAGGAATGGATATTACGGTTCAACTGGACAATAGTGGGAATGCAGTTATCTCCGGAAGCATGTTAGACAATGGCTCCACAGATAATTGTAATTCACTAACCTATACTGCCAATCCCGATACCTTTAGTTGTACAGATGTTAGTGCTCCGGTTGCGGTAACATTCACCGTTACAGATGCTTCCGGTAACTCGTCATCGGACACAGTAATGGTTACCGTGGAAGATGTTGAGGCCCCGGTTGCCAACTGCCAGGATATCACCATACAATTGGATGCCAGTGGGAATGCAAGTATCACTCCTGCCGATGTGGATGGTGGAAGCACGGTTTCGTGTGGCAACGCCAGCCTAAGCATCGATAGAAATACCTTTAATTGTGCAGATATTGGTGCAAATAATGTAGTGCTTACGGTTACCAATGCCAGTGGTTTAACCAGCAATTGTACTGCCGTAGTTACGGTTACCGATGTGGTCGCTCCAACTGTTGTCTGTACCGATATTACAATTCAGCTTGATAACACAGGCTCTGCCTCGATCACTGTAGACGATATAGATAATGGAAGTTCGGACGTATGTGGGATCGCGAATAGATCTTTGGATGTAAGTACGTTCAACTGCTCTAATATTGGGCCAAATAACGTAACGCTTACGGTCACAGACTCCAATGGAAACTCAGCGAGTTGTACTGCCGTAGTTACTGTACAAGACCTGATAGCACCTATAGCGGTTTGCCAGAACATCACCCTACCTTTGAACGCTTCCGGGATGGCATCAATTACGGCTATGCAGGTTGATGGTGGTAGTAGTGATTTCTGCGGAATTGTTTCACGCTCTGTAGACGTTTCTGCTTTCGATTGTAGTAACCTGGGGGCTAATACGGTCGTGCTAACGGTAATGGATGGCAGCGGAAATACAGACAGCTGTACAGCCGTTGTTACCGTGGAAGACGTAACGCCACCAAACGTGATCTGCCAGAATATCACTGTTCAGCTTGATGCTTCGGGAACCGTTACTATAAACCCGGCCGATCTGGACGATGGCAGTACAGATGCTTGTGGAATAGCCACATACTCTATAAGTAATAACTTCTTTAACTGTAATTCGATAGGCGCCAACAGTGTTATCCTAACCGTTACAGATACCAGTGGAAATAGCAGTACATGTAATGCCATTGTGAACGTAGAAGATAATATAGCTCCTAATGTTTCCTGCCAGGATATAACGGTCCAACTAGATGCTTCGGGAACCGCATTCATTAATCCGGCTAATGTGAATAGTGGTAGCTCTGATGCCTGCGGGATAGCTACCATAAATATTGATGTGAATTCGTTCGATTGCAGCGATATTGGGACGAACAACGTTACCTTAACGGTAACCGACGTAAATGGAAATTCCAACAGTTGTGTTGCAGTGGTCACGGTGGTAGATACCGTCGATCCCTTGATAAATTGTCCTTCAGATCAATCGGTTTCAATCCCCAATGGAAGCACGTACACCCTGCCAGACTATTTCGCTGGCGGATTAGCTACGGCTAGTGATAATTGTACTTCAACCATTTCGGTATGGAGTCAGAATCCCGCACCAGGAACTTTACTGGATCCTGGAACTTATACGATCTCGGTAACAGTAGAAGACGACAATGGAAACAGTGATAGTTGCAATTTCGATCTAACCGTAGGGTTCGACTTGGGTTTACATGACCAGGAATTAGAAAATATAAAGTTATATCCCAATCCGGCCACCAGCAGCATCAGGCTTAGTAAAATAAGGGCGGTAGGTGTTAATAGTATTTCGCTTTACGATCTCTCGGGCCGACTTGTAAAAGAGTTTCCGGTGTTACAGGGAGCAGATAGCCAGGAACTGGATATTTCGGAAGTAGCCAGCAACGTATATCTGTTGCTTATAAAGACGGAATTCGGACTGGTAACAAAACAATTTATAAAAGAATGATTATTCAGAAAAAATTATGAAACGATCTGTATTAATAACATTGCTCTGCTTGCTAGTAGCAGGCCTGAATGCTCAGGAACTGGTACGATCAACGGTGGGCGTATCGGGTACATCCTCGCAGCTTAAAAGCGGGGATAAAACCTATACTGTTCAGCAAAGTGTTGGGCAGTCGAGTGTTATTGGACTCTACACTGCCAACAGCCTGGCCATACGACAGGGATTTATTCAGCCTCCCATTAAGATTTTAAGCACCGGAGGTGACAACGATGATCTAATCGATGCGATAATCTATCCAAACCCTTTTACCAGCGATATTCGGATTGTTTTCAATGAGACTCTGGAAGGTGGGATCGATATCATAATTTATGATATGCTCGGCAGGGTTGTACACAACATGAACACCAGAGCCGGGAAGGAGATAAATCTAGATCTATCATTTTTAGCGAGCGCACAGTACGTGCTGCTTCTTACTTCAGAAAAAAGACAATTTAAGGCAAACATCTTGAAAAATTAATCCATGAAAAAAATCGCACTAATATTCGTCCTCTTTTTAGGTTTCACTGCCCATTCTCAAGGCCTTTACGTTGAGGTTGGGAAGGTAGATTCGAATTTCAAATTCACCAATTCAGAAGGAGAGGAACTTGCCAACCTGCAGCATACTACACAAAATTATATGGAGGCAGGTTATCGCCGGCAGGTGTTTACCGAAGGATTTAATGTGGCCTTGGGCCTCAATTATAACAGCTACGGATCTGTGGGTAGCGACAATTCCCTGAACAATTTCTTTGAATGGGATGCGGATTACCTGGGGATCGTCCTTGGGTTCGATTATGCATTGTTCGACATAGACAAGCTGGAATTTCATTTAAAAGCTACCACCTCGCTAGAGTTTATGTTGCAAGGAACACAAACTATCAACAACCAGGTGATCAATTTAACCGATACCGAAGAATTTGACGACAATGCTATTTTCTTTCGTGGAGGTGCGGGCTTAAGCTACCCTCTTACCGAGACCAGCAGCATCTACTTACAGTATTTGTATGGTCAAAGCCTTGGAATGAACGACGATAACAACGGCAGCACGAGCCAGGAAGAATTAAAGATAAACACACATATGGTGGGAATAGGGATACGAATTGCAATTCCATCCAAAGACACCGATGAAGATAACAACGAAGAATCTGAAGAATAAAAGGCATATTATGAAAAAATTAAACCTACTATTCGTTTTATTGATCCTCTCTGTAACGGGGATGGCTCAAACCGATGGATTAAGCTATCAGGCGGTCATTTTAGATCCTGAAGCACAAGAGATCCCGGGGCAGGATATTACCAACAATGTCCTGATCAATGCACCACTCACAGTAAGATTCACCATCCTAAAACGTGATGGAACGATATTGTACAAGGAAACTCAGGAAACACAAACCGATGGCTTTGGGATGATCAACCTCATTATTGGGCAAGGCCAGCCTTCCAATGGACTGTTTACTGAAATAGAATGGGATGGTGTGCCAAAAAACCTTCAGGTGGATTTAAATCTGGATGGCAATTTTAAAATGCTAAATAAGGAGCCACTTACTTTCATTCCCTATGCTTTTCATCGAAATATTACTGCTACCGGTACGCTTAATGTAGATGGGGAGGTCTTGTTTGGAAATAACCTGGTGGTGGATGGCGAAACCCGATTAAATGACGCCTTATTTGTAAATAATGAGAGTCCGTCTGTTTTTTCCGGCACCCTGGTGGTGGCAGGAACTTCTACTTTGAATAATTCACTGTCTGTAACCAACGAGAGCCCTACTTTTTTAACCGGGACCCTAGATGTGGACGGCGCCGCACGACTAAACAATACCTTAACAGTAGAAGAAGCTACTCAGCTTAACAGTACCTTGGATGTGGACGGTGCAACAACACTAAACAATTCACTTACCGTGACCAATGAAAGCCCAACCAT includes the following:
- a CDS encoding outer membrane protein, with amino-acid sequence MKKIALIFVLFLGFTAHSQGLYVEVGKVDSNFKFTNSEGEELANLQHTTQNYMEAGYRRQVFTEGFNVALGLNYNSYGSVGSDNSLNNFFEWDADYLGIVLGFDYALFDIDKLEFHLKATTSLEFMLQGTQTINNQVINLTDTEEFDDNAIFFRGGAGLSYPLTETSSIYLQYLYGQSLGMNDDNNGSTSQEELKINTHMVGIGIRIAIPSKDTDEDNNEESEE
- a CDS encoding T9SS type A sorting domain-containing protein, which encodes MKRSVLITLLCLLVAGLNAQELVRSTVGVSGTSSQLKSGDKTYTVQQSVGQSSVIGLYTANSLAIRQGFIQPPIKILSTGGDNDDLIDAIIYPNPFTSDIRIVFNETLEGGIDIIIYDMLGRVVHNMNTRAGKEINLDLSFLASAQYVLLLTSEKRQFKANILKN
- a CDS encoding HYR domain-containing protein, which translates into the protein MRASLFLLFCFISLTMFSQDDPPVAVCMDIPSLVLDGSGMATIVGSDVDGGSSDDMGTITLSVTPDTFSCADIGPNTVTLTVTDSIGQTDTCTATVTVVDTTAPMVLCQDITIQLDGNGNASITALDIDNGSSDNCTIASLSASPNTFNCSNLGANSVTLTVTDSSGNSSSCVATVTVEDTDSYPPVAVCQDITVQLDATGMVTITADMLDGGSTDNCGNMTFSASQTTFNCNDVYNPPLASMIITGIIDGPLAGGTPKAIEVYVTEDIPDLSLFGLGVANDGGGSNGQEFSFSAGTAIAGSFIYIASESTNFNNFFGFLPDETSVAIDVDGNDAVELFFNGGVIDVFGDINASGTATAWEYLDGWAYRKNNTGPNGSTFQVNDWFFSGINILDGETSNATALIPMPIGNYSYTPSGTATPIAVTLTVTDGNGDSDSCIANVTVEDNIAPTAICQNITVQLNSMGEFFLDQLTDPSNPSSPTYIELIAGASSDNCSVATYTAEPSAFFCADIGVNNIVVTVTDSFGNQAVCSSAQVTVEDNIAPQMMCQDITVQLDVNGNATISVDDIDNGSSDACGIASRSLDISSFSCADIGPNTVTLTVTDNNGNSNTCTATVTVEDTIPPDALCQNITVQLDASGMVTIAASDIDGGSNAACGISSLTADITNFDCSNLGDNPVVLTVTDNNGNSNTCTAIVTVQDNVAPTAIGMDITVQLDNSGNAVISGSMLDNGSTDNCNSLTYTANPDTFSCTDVSAPVAVTFTVTDASGNSSSDTVMVTVEDVEAPVANCQDITIQLDASGNASITPADVDGGSTVSCGNASLSIDRNTFNCADIGANNVVLTVTNASGLTSNCTAVVTVTDVVAPTVVCTDITIQLDNTGSASITVDDIDNGSSDVCGIANRSLDVSTFNCSNIGPNNVTLTVTDSNGNSASCTAVVTVQDLIAPIAVCQNITLPLNASGMASITAMQVDGGSSDFCGIVSRSVDVSAFDCSNLGANTVVLTVMDGSGNTDSCTAVVTVEDVTPPNVICQNITVQLDASGTVTINPADLDDGSTDACGIATYSISNNFFNCNSIGANSVILTVTDTSGNSSTCNAIVNVEDNIAPNVSCQDITVQLDASGTAFINPANVNSGSSDACGIATINIDVNSFDCSDIGTNNVTLTVTDVNGNSNSCVAVVTVVDTVDPLINCPSDQSVSIPNGSTYTLPDYFAGGLATASDNCTSTISVWSQNPAPGTLLDPGTYTISVTVEDDNGNSDSCNFDLTVGFDLGLHDQELENIKLYPNPATSSIRLSKIRAVGVNSISLYDLSGRLVKEFPVLQGADSQELDISEVASNVYLLLIKTEFGLVTKQFIKE